A stretch of Gemmatimonas aurantiaca T-27 DNA encodes these proteins:
- a CDS encoding DUF4097 family beta strand repeat-containing protein, with protein sequence MPRILPTRPSPRADIGSSATRSPHSTAMVIAGTVASALLVAVFPVFSPLAAQTERQTLSGSRVALYNLVGEVRIERGRGRSVEFEITRRGADARQLRIETGDVRGIPTLRVIYPDDQIVYDRGGERSWGSTDSRIRSDGTWGGDNGWRDGRRVRISSRGNGLEAWADIRVLVPDGQKFDANLLVGELKAYDVDADLSLDAASARITAERVQGNLDIDNGSGSIVVRDTRGTSLRLDTGSGGVTFDRVKADDCSIDTGSGSVTGIGAACERLDIDIGSGGVRLAETSAGSISVDAGSGGVTLDLRQSPRSVSVESGSGSVTITVPSNFGATVDIETGSGGITTDFPITTNRFARRELHGTIGDGRGRLRVETGSGGVRLLRGN encoded by the coding sequence GCACCGTCGCGAGTGCACTGCTGGTGGCGGTGTTCCCCGTCTTCAGTCCGCTGGCCGCACAAACCGAGCGTCAGACATTGAGTGGGAGTCGCGTGGCCCTCTACAATCTCGTGGGTGAGGTCCGTATTGAACGAGGTCGAGGACGCAGCGTGGAGTTCGAGATCACGCGCCGTGGTGCGGATGCACGCCAACTGCGCATCGAAACCGGCGACGTGCGTGGTATCCCCACATTGCGCGTGATCTATCCCGACGATCAGATCGTGTATGATCGTGGTGGTGAACGGTCCTGGGGGTCGACGGATTCACGCATTCGTTCCGACGGCACCTGGGGCGGTGACAACGGATGGCGTGATGGTCGTCGGGTGCGCATCAGTTCGCGGGGCAATGGTCTCGAAGCCTGGGCCGATATTCGTGTGCTCGTGCCGGACGGTCAGAAATTCGACGCGAATCTCCTCGTGGGCGAACTCAAGGCCTACGATGTGGATGCCGACCTCTCACTCGATGCGGCATCGGCGCGCATCACGGCCGAGCGTGTGCAGGGTAACCTGGATATCGACAACGGCTCCGGCAGCATCGTGGTGCGTGATACGCGCGGTACATCGCTGCGACTGGACACCGGCTCGGGCGGTGTGACCTTCGATCGCGTGAAAGCCGATGACTGCTCCATCGATACAGGCTCTGGCAGTGTGACCGGGATCGGTGCGGCCTGCGAGCGGCTCGACATCGATATCGGCTCGGGCGGCGTGCGACTCGCCGAAACGTCCGCCGGATCGATCAGTGTGGACGCCGGCAGTGGCGGTGTCACGCTCGATCTCCGGCAGTCGCCGCGTTCCGTCTCGGTGGAATCGGGCTCCGGATCGGTGACCATCACCGTGCCATCCAACTTCGGCGCCACGGTCGATATCGAAACCGGCAGCGGTGGCATCACCACGGACTTCCCGATCACCACCAACCGCTTCGCGCGGCGCGAGTTGCACGGAACCATCGGCGATGGTCGTGGTCGGCTGCGCGTGGAAACCGGCTCGGGCGGCGTGCGACTGTTGCGGGGCAATTGA